From a single Kryptolebias marmoratus isolate JLee-2015 linkage group LG17, ASM164957v2, whole genome shotgun sequence genomic region:
- the LOC108237235 gene encoding carnitine O-palmitoyltransferase 1, liver isoform-like isoform X2, producing MAEAHQAVAFQFTVTPEGIDLRLSHQALSEIYLSGVRSWKKRVIRVKNSVISGVYPASPSSWLFVVIAILATMYTRSDPSMGLIAKIQEHLPVSQMSTQCQAVVSAVLFSTMLWLMLIFTMRLCLKQLLSYHRWMFEQHGKMSTTTKIWVALVRIFSGRKPLLYSYQGSLPNLPVPTIKDTVKRYLESVRPLMNDAEYERMTKLAAEFEGSLGNRLQWYLKLKALWASNYVSDWWEEYVYLRGRSPIMVNSNYYGMDFLYVTPTPIQAARAGNCIHSFFLYRRKLNKEEIKPWLLRSAVPCCSYQFERMFDTCRIPGALTDTVQHWQDSDYIVVYHKGRYFRLRVYQAGRLLSPREVEFQVQRILDDSTPPSKGEAKLGALTAGERIPWAKARAKYFSSGVNKRSLDCIERAAFFVTLDDDEHCMMGNDSAASLDRYAKSLLHGKCYDRWFDKSFSVVFFKNGKSGINAEHSWGDAPVVAHVWEYMLATDSFQLGYTEEGHCKGEVDSSLPRPQKLNWEIVPECEEQISKSLAVAQALADDVDFHVFSFREFGKGKIKKCRVSPDAFIQMALQLAYYRDRGTFCLTYEASMTRLFREGRTETVRSCTNESSAFVRAIESGEPAEVCRRLFRSAAEKHQYLYRMAMTGGGIDRHIFCLYLVSKYLGVESPFLKEVLAEPWRLSTSQTPVQQVELFDMVNHSEYITCGGGFGPVADDGYGLSYMFLAENIMNFHISCKHSCTDTDAHRFGDQIRKALHDLLKLLSLSQKEPNKMEESGAEVKKEK from the exons ATGGCAGAAGCCCACCAGGCAGTGGCCTTCCAGTTCACCGTCACTCCAGAGGGCATCGATCTGCGGCTGTCTCACCAGGCTCTTTCTGAGATCTACCTCTCTGGTGTGCGCTCCTGGAAGAAGCGTGTCATCAGGGTCAAG AACAGTGTGATCTCAGGCGTATACCCTGCCAGTCCTTCCTCCTGGCTTTTCGTGGTCATAGCAATCCTGGCCACTATGTACACTCGCTCCGATCCCTCCATGGGCCTCATAGCTAAGATACAGGAGCACTTGCCTGTCAG CCAGATGAGTACGCAGTGCCAAGCAGTGGTGTCAGCTGTGCTCTTCAGCACAATGCTGTGGCTTATGCTCATCTTCACCATGCGCCTGTGTCTCAAGCAGCTCCTCTCCTACCACCGCTGGATGTTTGAGCAGCACGGCAAGATGTCCACCACCACCAAGATCTGGGTG GCGCTGGTGCGGATCTTTTCTGGCAGAAAGCCTCTGCTCTACAGCTACCAGGGTTCACTGCCAAACCTCCCTGTACCCACCATAAAGGACACAGTCAAGCGG TATTTGGAATCAGTGCGTCCGCTGATGAATGATGCGGAGTACGAGCGAATGACGAAGCTGGCCGCAGAGTTCGAGGGCAGCCTGGGAAACCGTCTGCAGTGGTACCTCAAACTCAAAGCTCTTTGGGCCTCAAACTAC GTTAGTGACTGGTGGGAGGAATATGTCTACTTACGTGGGCGAAGCCCTATCATGGTCAACAGTAACTATTATGGaatg GACTTCTTGTATGTGACTCCAACACCCATCCAGGCAGCCAGAGCCGGCAACTGCATCCATTCTTTCTTCCTCTACCGCCGGAAACTCAACAAAGAGGAAATTAAACCT TGGTTATTAAGGTCTGCAGTTCCTTGCTGTTCCTATCAGTTTGAACGGATGTTTGACACTTGTCGAATCCCAGGAGCACTAACAG ATACTGTGCAACATTGGCAGGACAGTGACTACATAGTGGTTTACCACAAAGGTCGCTACTTTCGTCTCAGGGTTTACCAGGCAGGCAGACTCCTGTCACCAAGAGAGGTTGAATTCCAGGTTCAAAGGATCCTCGATGACTCAACGCCTCCATCCAAAGGAGAGGCCAAACTTGGAGCCCTGACTGCAGGAGAGAG AATTCCATGGGCCAAAGCAAGGGCAAAGTATTTCAGCAGCGGGGTCAACAAACGCTCACTGGACTGCATTGAGAGAGCAGCCTTCTTTGTGACTCTGGACGATGATGAACATTGCATGATGGGAAATGATTCAGCTGCTAGTTTAGATCGCTACGCCAAGTCTTTGTTGCACGGCAAATGTTACGACAG GTGGTTTGACAAGTccttttcagttgttttcttcAAGAACGGAAAGAGTGGCATAAACGCAGAGCACTCGTGGGGCGATGCACCGGTAGTGGCACATGTATGGGAG TACATGCTGGCTACTGACAGTTTCCAGCTTGGTTACACTGAAGAGGGTCACTGCAAAGGAGAAGTAGATTCATCACTTCCTCGTCCACAGAAGCTCAACTGGGAAATTGTCCCAGAA TGTGAGGAGCAGATCTCCAAGTCTCTGGCAGTGGCCCAGGCTCTGGCAGACGATGTGGACTTCCATGTTTTCTCCTTTCGAGAGTTTGGCAAAGGAAAGATCAAAAAGTGTCGAGTCAGTCCCGATGCTTTCATTCAGATGGCTCTTCAGCTGGCCTACTACAGG GATCGGGGGACGTTCTGTTTGACTTACGAAGCCTCCATGACTCGTTTATTCAGGGAGGGCAGGACTGAGACTGTTCGGTCCTGCACCAATGAGAGCAGTGCCTTTGTCCGAGCGATAGAGAGTGGAGAG CCAGCAGAGGTGTGCCGCCGTTTGTTCCgttcagcagcagagaaacatcaatATCTGTATCGGATGGCCATGACTGGAGGTGGTATTGATAGACACATATTTTGCCTCTATTTGGTTTCCAAATATCTCGGCGTGGAGTCTCCCTTCTTGAAagag gtgctGGCTGAGCCATGGAGGCTGTCCACAAGTCAGACTCCTGTCCAGCAGGTGGAGCTGTTTGACATGGTTAACCATTCAGAGTACATCACCTGTGGAGGCGGCTTTGGACCA GTGGCTGATGATGGTTATGGGCTGTCTTACATGTTTTTGGCAGAGAACATCATGAACTTCCACATCTCCTGTAAACACTCGTGTACTGACACT GATGCCCATAGATTTGGGGATCAGATCAGGAAAGCTCTGCACGAtttgctgaagctgctgagccTGAGCCAAAAGGAGCCCAACAAAATGGAGGAGAGCGGAGCCGAGGTCAAGAAAGAGAAGTAG
- the LOC108237235 gene encoding carnitine O-palmitoyltransferase 1, liver isoform-like isoform X1 has protein sequence MAEAHQAVAFQFTVTPEGIDLRLSHQALSEIYLSGVRSWKKRVIRVKNSVISGVYPASPSSWLFVVIAILATMYTRSDPSMGLIAKIQEHLPVSQMSTQCQAVVSAVLFSTMLWLMLIFTMRLCLKQLLSYHRWMFEQHGKMSTTTKIWVALVRIFSGRKPLLYSYQGSLPNLPVPTIKDTVKRYLESVRPLMNDAEYERMTKLAAEFEGSLGNRLQWYLKLKALWASNYVSDWWEEYVYLRGRSPIMVNSNYYGMDFLYVTPTPIQAARAGNCIHSFFLYRRKLNKEEIKPSRIPGTVIPLCAAQCERIFNTTRIPGEETDTVQHWQDSDYIVVYHKGRYFRLRVYQAGRLLSPREVEFQVQRILDDSTPPSKGEAKLGALTAGERIPWAKARAKYFSSGVNKRSLDCIERAAFFVTLDDDEHCMMGNDSAASLDRYAKSLLHGKCYDRWFDKSFSVVFFKNGKSGINAEHSWGDAPVVAHVWEYMLATDSFQLGYTEEGHCKGEVDSSLPRPQKLNWEIVPECEEQISKSLAVAQALADDVDFHVFSFREFGKGKIKKCRVSPDAFIQMALQLAYYRDRGTFCLTYEASMTRLFREGRTETVRSCTNESSAFVRAIESGEPAEVCRRLFRSAAEKHQYLYRMAMTGGGIDRHIFCLYLVSKYLGVESPFLKEVLAEPWRLSTSQTPVQQVELFDMVNHSEYITCGGGFGPVADDGYGLSYMFLAENIMNFHISCKHSCTDTDAHRFGDQIRKALHDLLKLLSLSQKEPNKMEESGAEVKKEK, from the exons ATGGCAGAAGCCCACCAGGCAGTGGCCTTCCAGTTCACCGTCACTCCAGAGGGCATCGATCTGCGGCTGTCTCACCAGGCTCTTTCTGAGATCTACCTCTCTGGTGTGCGCTCCTGGAAGAAGCGTGTCATCAGGGTCAAG AACAGTGTGATCTCAGGCGTATACCCTGCCAGTCCTTCCTCCTGGCTTTTCGTGGTCATAGCAATCCTGGCCACTATGTACACTCGCTCCGATCCCTCCATGGGCCTCATAGCTAAGATACAGGAGCACTTGCCTGTCAG CCAGATGAGTACGCAGTGCCAAGCAGTGGTGTCAGCTGTGCTCTTCAGCACAATGCTGTGGCTTATGCTCATCTTCACCATGCGCCTGTGTCTCAAGCAGCTCCTCTCCTACCACCGCTGGATGTTTGAGCAGCACGGCAAGATGTCCACCACCACCAAGATCTGGGTG GCGCTGGTGCGGATCTTTTCTGGCAGAAAGCCTCTGCTCTACAGCTACCAGGGTTCACTGCCAAACCTCCCTGTACCCACCATAAAGGACACAGTCAAGCGG TATTTGGAATCAGTGCGTCCGCTGATGAATGATGCGGAGTACGAGCGAATGACGAAGCTGGCCGCAGAGTTCGAGGGCAGCCTGGGAAACCGTCTGCAGTGGTACCTCAAACTCAAAGCTCTTTGGGCCTCAAACTAC GTTAGTGACTGGTGGGAGGAATATGTCTACTTACGTGGGCGAAGCCCTATCATGGTCAACAGTAACTATTATGGaatg GACTTCTTGTATGTGACTCCAACACCCATCCAGGCAGCCAGAGCCGGCAACTGCATCCATTCTTTCTTCCTCTACCGCCGGAAACTCAACAAAGAGGAAATTAAACCT AGTCGCATCCCAGGCACTGTCATTCCTCTGTGTGCAGCTCAGTGTGAGAGGATATTCAACACCACACGCATTCCTGGAGAGGAGACTG ATACTGTGCAACATTGGCAGGACAGTGACTACATAGTGGTTTACCACAAAGGTCGCTACTTTCGTCTCAGGGTTTACCAGGCAGGCAGACTCCTGTCACCAAGAGAGGTTGAATTCCAGGTTCAAAGGATCCTCGATGACTCAACGCCTCCATCCAAAGGAGAGGCCAAACTTGGAGCCCTGACTGCAGGAGAGAG AATTCCATGGGCCAAAGCAAGGGCAAAGTATTTCAGCAGCGGGGTCAACAAACGCTCACTGGACTGCATTGAGAGAGCAGCCTTCTTTGTGACTCTGGACGATGATGAACATTGCATGATGGGAAATGATTCAGCTGCTAGTTTAGATCGCTACGCCAAGTCTTTGTTGCACGGCAAATGTTACGACAG GTGGTTTGACAAGTccttttcagttgttttcttcAAGAACGGAAAGAGTGGCATAAACGCAGAGCACTCGTGGGGCGATGCACCGGTAGTGGCACATGTATGGGAG TACATGCTGGCTACTGACAGTTTCCAGCTTGGTTACACTGAAGAGGGTCACTGCAAAGGAGAAGTAGATTCATCACTTCCTCGTCCACAGAAGCTCAACTGGGAAATTGTCCCAGAA TGTGAGGAGCAGATCTCCAAGTCTCTGGCAGTGGCCCAGGCTCTGGCAGACGATGTGGACTTCCATGTTTTCTCCTTTCGAGAGTTTGGCAAAGGAAAGATCAAAAAGTGTCGAGTCAGTCCCGATGCTTTCATTCAGATGGCTCTTCAGCTGGCCTACTACAGG GATCGGGGGACGTTCTGTTTGACTTACGAAGCCTCCATGACTCGTTTATTCAGGGAGGGCAGGACTGAGACTGTTCGGTCCTGCACCAATGAGAGCAGTGCCTTTGTCCGAGCGATAGAGAGTGGAGAG CCAGCAGAGGTGTGCCGCCGTTTGTTCCgttcagcagcagagaaacatcaatATCTGTATCGGATGGCCATGACTGGAGGTGGTATTGATAGACACATATTTTGCCTCTATTTGGTTTCCAAATATCTCGGCGTGGAGTCTCCCTTCTTGAAagag gtgctGGCTGAGCCATGGAGGCTGTCCACAAGTCAGACTCCTGTCCAGCAGGTGGAGCTGTTTGACATGGTTAACCATTCAGAGTACATCACCTGTGGAGGCGGCTTTGGACCA GTGGCTGATGATGGTTATGGGCTGTCTTACATGTTTTTGGCAGAGAACATCATGAACTTCCACATCTCCTGTAAACACTCGTGTACTGACACT GATGCCCATAGATTTGGGGATCAGATCAGGAAAGCTCTGCACGAtttgctgaagctgctgagccTGAGCCAAAAGGAGCCCAACAAAATGGAGGAGAGCGGAGCCGAGGTCAAGAAAGAGAAGTAG